A part of Larkinella insperata genomic DNA contains:
- a CDS encoding response regulator transcription factor: MKTSIVIVVDHHLLAQALSDLIQEFETYEVRYVAENGRDLIRYLGRGTLPDMVLLDISMPDMDGYETAKYLKERHPAIKVLALSMRDRGESSTRSYLPKGNRPADLREALDHLRTKNDRYSEFMTNRIIRSLNGAAKGIPLEYYHFSERERTFLKMACSDMTYAEIADKMCVSARTVDGYREAIFQKMQVKSRVGMAMTAVRWGLVKL; this comes from the coding sequence GTGAAAACTTCTATCGTAATTGTCGTAGACCATCACTTGCTGGCCCAGGCGCTGTCTGACTTGATCCAGGAGTTTGAAACGTATGAAGTACGCTATGTCGCCGAAAATGGGCGCGACCTGATTCGGTACCTGGGCCGCGGAACCCTCCCGGACATGGTATTGCTGGATATCAGCATGCCCGATATGGATGGGTATGAAACGGCCAAGTACCTGAAAGAGCGCCATCCCGCCATTAAAGTGCTGGCGTTGTCGATGCGGGACCGGGGTGAAAGCAGTACCCGAAGTTATTTGCCCAAAGGCAACCGACCGGCCGACCTGCGCGAAGCCCTCGATCATCTCCGCACCAAAAACGATCGCTATTCCGAGTTCATGACCAACCGGATTATTCGGAGTCTGAACGGAGCGGCCAAGGGAATACCGCTGGAGTATTATCATTTCAGCGAACGGGAACGGACCTTCCTGAAAATGGCGTGCAGCGATATGACCTACGCCGAGATCGCCGACAAAATGTGCGTCAGCGCGCGGACCGTTGACGGGTACCGGGAGGCAATTTTTCAGAAAATGCAGGTCAAAAGCCGGGTTGGCATGGCCATGACGGCCGTTCGCTGGGGCCTGGTGAAGTTATAA
- a CDS encoding gliding motility-associated C-terminal domain-containing protein: protein MKRFLLLFCCVGFCLATASDALATHVRAGEITTRRISSTALTYEITLTVYYDVTRGSGGGYDAALAQRDVNFCFGVGQQMRRVPRVDAETRNINSNTTINIYRTTYTYPGPGTYDISCTIVNRNEGTRNIPNSVQTNFKLRTTIVVNSGLGLNSTPVLLNPPLDSARVGQKWCHNPAAFDADGDSLAYRLYVPSGRQFENDDASCSPLPVAGYTDPATIGRNPTTEAGTGPATLTVNPITGDVCWDSPAEQGQYNIAFIVEEWRDGVKIGEIVRDVQIIVTPSINKRPELKVPDEICVEAGTLINETITATDPDGNRLELTGYGGPFNKGADGTTLNLVANPTATLTPSGVQNNPLTGTFRWQTNCAHVRAEPYDVIFRVVDFPHATQTQLATLGSFRIRVYAPKPQNLTARPTADAAGRAIALSWSAYTCGNTAPPANAQMVIYRKEGCTTLTPDVCETGIPAGSGYVEVGRVPIGQTNFTDNNNAAGLARGVAYSYRIVVQYPRPGSGQSVVSDEVCISLPEQVPLITHVTVDSTDAARGVVTVRWTRPPGINPNDGSGPYQYRLLRATGLTGTDFAQVAAINTTLQAGAADTVFTDRGLNTVANAYRYRVEFYITDPASGQLQRLDITENASSVRLTATAGVRRVQLSWQANTPWSNDNRVHRIYRSKTGPNGPFNRIAEVAVQGANTYTYTDTGGDTYAADGTVPATMSTDSSYCYRVETAGQYSPPLSATLLYNFSQGVCAIPIDTTRPCPPVLSIDQLDCASLADDAFCNQPTFTNTLTWQNPSTGSCDRNVVKYNLYYTACQDDEPQLLATVDAATLTYRHENLTSLAGCYQVTAVSRSGQESTPSNRVCKDNCPFFGMPNVFTPNGDGKNDVFQPQRCPRFVESAELTIINRWGMKVYESSGEGLRWDGKTNRGQDLPGGMYFYQVRVKFKRLDCNAPAEVYKGWVEMLRESGGTN from the coding sequence ATGAAAAGGTTTCTACTCCTGTTTTGCTGTGTAGGCTTTTGTCTGGCAACAGCATCGGATGCACTGGCAACGCACGTTCGGGCGGGCGAAATCACCACCCGCCGGATTTCCTCAACGGCACTGACCTACGAGATTACCCTAACCGTGTATTACGACGTTACGCGCGGGTCCGGCGGTGGGTATGATGCCGCCCTCGCCCAGCGGGATGTCAATTTTTGCTTTGGAGTCGGGCAGCAAATGCGCCGGGTGCCGCGCGTCGATGCCGAAACCCGGAACATCAATTCCAACACAACCATCAATATCTACCGAACCACTTACACCTACCCCGGCCCGGGCACTTACGATATAAGCTGCACCATCGTCAATCGAAACGAAGGCACGCGCAACATTCCGAACTCCGTACAGACCAATTTCAAACTACGGACAACCATCGTGGTTAACTCCGGTCTGGGTCTTAACAGCACCCCGGTTCTGCTGAATCCTCCCTTAGATTCGGCCCGCGTCGGCCAGAAATGGTGCCACAACCCGGCCGCTTTCGATGCCGACGGCGATAGCCTGGCTTACCGGCTATACGTTCCTTCCGGAAGGCAGTTTGAAAACGACGACGCTTCCTGCAGCCCGCTGCCCGTGGCCGGTTATACCGATCCGGCAACTATTGGTCGCAACCCCACCACCGAAGCCGGTACTGGCCCTGCAACGCTGACCGTTAACCCCATCACCGGCGATGTCTGCTGGGATTCGCCCGCCGAACAAGGCCAGTACAACATTGCTTTTATTGTGGAAGAATGGCGGGATGGCGTCAAAATCGGTGAAATCGTGCGGGATGTGCAGATCATTGTCACGCCCTCCATCAACAAACGACCCGAGTTGAAGGTACCGGATGAGATTTGCGTAGAAGCCGGAACGCTCATCAACGAAACCATCACGGCTACCGACCCCGATGGCAACCGGCTCGAACTAACTGGTTACGGCGGCCCGTTCAACAAAGGTGCCGATGGTACGACCCTCAACCTGGTTGCCAATCCAACCGCCACGCTGACGCCCTCCGGCGTTCAGAACAACCCCCTCACGGGCACGTTCCGCTGGCAGACCAACTGCGCCCACGTCCGCGCAGAACCGTATGACGTTATTTTCCGGGTTGTTGATTTCCCCCACGCTACCCAAACGCAACTCGCCACGCTGGGTTCTTTCCGGATCCGGGTTTACGCGCCCAAACCGCAGAACCTGACGGCCCGGCCCACAGCCGATGCGGCCGGACGGGCCATTGCCTTGTCGTGGTCGGCTTACACCTGCGGCAATACCGCACCGCCCGCCAACGCCCAGATGGTGATTTACCGCAAGGAAGGTTGCACTACCCTGACACCGGATGTTTGCGAAACGGGCATTCCCGCCGGATCGGGTTACGTGGAAGTGGGCCGGGTACCCATCGGTCAAACCAATTTTACGGATAACAACAACGCAGCCGGGCTGGCACGCGGGGTGGCATACAGCTACCGCATTGTGGTGCAGTACCCCCGCCCCGGCAGCGGACAGAGCGTGGTTTCCGATGAGGTCTGTATTTCTCTGCCCGAACAGGTGCCGCTCATCACCCACGTTACCGTCGATTCAACCGATGCCGCCCGCGGGGTCGTTACCGTCCGCTGGACGCGCCCGCCCGGTATCAACCCCAACGATGGCTCCGGGCCCTACCAATACCGTCTGCTGCGGGCAACGGGCCTGACTGGCACCGATTTTGCGCAGGTTGCCGCCATCAACACCACGCTTCAGGCCGGTGCCGCTGACACGGTATTTACCGACCGGGGCCTGAACACCGTGGCTAATGCGTATCGCTACCGCGTCGAATTTTACATCACCGATCCGGCGTCCGGCCAGTTGCAACGGCTTGATATTACTGAAAATGCCAGTTCAGTCCGGTTGACCGCTACGGCCGGGGTGCGTCGGGTGCAGCTGAGCTGGCAGGCCAATACGCCCTGGAGCAACGACAACCGCGTTCACCGGATTTACCGCAGCAAAACCGGCCCCAACGGTCCATTTAACCGCATTGCTGAGGTTGCCGTGCAGGGCGCGAATACCTATACTTACACCGACACGGGTGGTGACACGTATGCCGCCGACGGAACCGTTCCGGCCACCATGTCTACCGACAGCAGTTACTGCTACCGGGTCGAAACGGCGGGTCAGTATTCCCCGCCCCTCTCGGCGACGCTGCTCTACAATTTTTCGCAGGGCGTTTGCGCGATCCCCATCGATACCACCCGGCCCTGCCCGCCGGTGTTGTCCATCGACCAGCTCGATTGCGCCAGTCTGGCCGATGATGCGTTCTGTAACCAGCCCACGTTTACCAATACGCTGACCTGGCAAAACCCGTCAACGGGCAGTTGCGACCGGAATGTTGTGAAATATAACCTGTATTATACGGCCTGCCAGGACGATGAGCCGCAGTTACTGGCGACGGTCGATGCCGCAACCCTGACATACCGGCACGAAAACCTGACCTCGCTGGCGGGCTGTTATCAGGTTACGGCGGTCAGCCGGAGCGGACAGGAAAGCACGCCCAGCAACCGGGTCTGCAAGGATAATTGCCCATTTTTTGGTATGCCTAACGTCTTTACGCCCAATGGCGACGGTAA
- a CDS encoding M20/M25/M40 family metallo-hydrolase, translated as MIKFYLSALLLLGGHCLVRSQSLAPVEKKIIQTVRQNQPDTEKFLEKTVNINSGTLNLEGVRENGKLLAAEFEKLGFKTEWIALPDSLNRAGHLVATRQGKRGKKLFLIGHLDTVFEKSLPFEPFTRVNDSTATGQGANDIKGGNVLILAALKALHAHGLLDDVSITAYFTGDEESSGGSESRRDFIERARKCDVALAFEGAQGLNTVTTGRRGSSSWTLKVVSRTGHSSRVFSDLGYGAIFETARILNEFRRVLGQEQYLTFNPGLIIGGSDIKYDDKAAKGETTGKTNIVAPLALVKGDLRFITEKQKESARARMREIVEKSLPITKATITFEDGIPAMEPAEKNEKLREVVDQISRDMGLGPVQSGDPGSRGAGDVSFVAQYLPCLDGLGASGKGAHSIEEDINLKQYPLLIQRAALLLYRLTR; from the coding sequence ATGATCAAGTTTTACCTGAGTGCCTTGCTACTCCTGGGGGGACATTGTCTCGTCCGGAGCCAGTCGTTAGCACCCGTCGAAAAGAAAATTATCCAGACCGTGCGGCAGAACCAGCCCGATACGGAGAAGTTTCTCGAGAAAACCGTCAACATCAACAGCGGGACGCTCAACCTGGAAGGCGTGCGGGAAAATGGCAAACTGCTCGCGGCTGAGTTTGAGAAGCTAGGCTTCAAAACGGAATGGATTGCGCTGCCGGATTCGCTCAACCGGGCGGGACACCTGGTGGCAACCCGGCAGGGCAAACGCGGGAAAAAGCTGTTTTTGATTGGACACCTGGATACGGTTTTTGAGAAAAGTTTGCCGTTTGAACCCTTTACGCGCGTGAACGATTCGACGGCCACGGGGCAGGGCGCCAACGACATCAAGGGCGGCAACGTGCTGATTCTGGCGGCATTGAAAGCCCTTCACGCGCACGGTTTGCTGGACGATGTTTCGATTACGGCCTATTTTACGGGCGACGAAGAAAGCAGCGGTGGCAGCGAGAGCCGCCGGGATTTTATTGAACGGGCCCGCAAGTGCGACGTTGCGCTGGCGTTTGAAGGAGCGCAGGGGTTGAATACGGTAACAACGGGTCGGCGCGGTTCCAGCAGCTGGACGCTCAAGGTGGTCTCCCGAACGGGCCATTCATCGCGGGTCTTCAGCGATCTGGGCTACGGGGCCATTTTCGAAACCGCCCGCATTCTGAACGAATTCCGGCGCGTGCTGGGGCAGGAGCAATACCTGACGTTCAACCCCGGCCTGATTATCGGCGGATCAGACATCAAATACGACGACAAGGCCGCCAAAGGGGAAACCACGGGAAAGACGAACATTGTGGCACCGTTGGCGCTGGTGAAGGGCGACCTGCGGTTTATCACGGAAAAACAAAAAGAAAGCGCCCGCGCCCGGATGCGCGAAATCGTGGAAAAAAGCCTGCCCATTACCAAAGCCACCATTACGTTTGAAGACGGTATTCCGGCTATGGAACCGGCCGAAAAAAACGAGAAGCTGCGGGAGGTGGTCGATCAGATCAGCCGGGACATGGGGCTGGGGCCGGTTCAATCGGGGGATCCGGGTTCGCGGGGAGCGGGCGACGTTTCGTTTGTGGCCCAGTACCTGCCCTGTCTGGACGGTCTGGGCGCGTCGGGCAAGGGAGCGCATAGCATTGAGGAAGATATCAACCTGAAGCAATATCCCTTGCTGATTCAGCGGGCCGCCCTGCTGCTGTACCGCCTGACCCGCTGA
- a CDS encoding ScyD/ScyE family protein → MTTSSFSLRWLLTLVIVGSCLFTVTSCQQLLQDHQFPNPMTLTAAPGPPVAAGLLSPIGLAEDDKGNLWVTQAGSGTVNNGQVSVITPTGTFTAIAGFASAMSPENSPEGLNHLAYKDGKLYILHGTEDKLYIVDVSGFVPGSSAPIQASSLAGIDLGTTIRSFHPNAPDPADSNPYDLTFGPDGDLFITDAGANAIIRRDKDNGALSVYAVFPDVPNPTPVGPPTIDAVPTGIVFNGTDFLVTTLVGFPFPTGLSAIYKVSGSAAAPVTPMVYQDKFSGLTSIALTPGNKPIVTEFGFSTPSRVANGEMDGGNASGNLFSPGLPPYVTAVDILSSSTTDTYYALYYGPGIIVKLTATH, encoded by the coding sequence ATGACTACCTCATCCTTTTCACTTCGCTGGCTGCTGACGCTAGTGATTGTCGGAAGCTGCCTGTTCACGGTTACAAGCTGCCAGCAGCTCCTTCAGGACCACCAGTTTCCTAACCCCATGACCTTAACGGCAGCCCCCGGACCACCGGTAGCCGCCGGATTGCTGTCGCCCATCGGCCTGGCCGAAGACGACAAGGGCAATTTGTGGGTTACTCAGGCCGGGAGCGGCACGGTCAACAACGGGCAGGTATCGGTAATCACCCCAACCGGAACCTTCACCGCCATCGCCGGTTTTGCTTCGGCCATGAGCCCCGAGAATTCGCCGGAAGGACTTAACCACCTGGCTTACAAAGACGGTAAACTGTACATTCTGCACGGCACCGAAGATAAGCTCTACATTGTGGACGTTTCCGGCTTTGTTCCCGGCAGCAGCGCTCCGATTCAGGCCAGTTCACTAGCCGGCATCGACCTGGGAACCACCATTCGCAGTTTTCACCCCAACGCGCCGGACCCCGCGGATTCGAACCCGTATGATCTGACATTCGGGCCGGATGGCGATTTGTTTATCACCGATGCGGGCGCCAATGCCATCATCCGCCGGGACAAAGACAACGGCGCACTGAGCGTTTACGCCGTCTTCCCGGACGTTCCGAATCCGACCCCGGTGGGCCCGCCGACCATCGATGCCGTACCGACCGGGATTGTTTTCAACGGTACCGACTTTTTGGTCACCACCTTGGTAGGCTTCCCGTTCCCCACCGGTTTGTCAGCCATTTATAAAGTAAGTGGCAGTGCAGCGGCTCCCGTTACACCCATGGTTTACCAGGACAAATTCTCGGGCCTGACCAGCATCGCGCTGACGCCCGGCAACAAGCCCATCGTAACGGAGTTTGGTTTTTCGACCCCATCGCGCGTGGCCAACGGCGAGATGGACGGGGGCAATGCCAGCGGAAATTTGTTTTCGCCGGGTCTTCCGCCGTATGTCACCGCTGTTGACATTCTTTCCAGCAGCACCACAGACACCTACTATGCGCTCTATTATGGCCCGGGAATAATTGTAAAATTAACGGCTACGCACTAA
- a CDS encoding zinc-binding alcohol dehydrogenase family protein, which translates to METLVCTTPGQFEYRSGQKPEVTPGHAIVKIKRIGICGTDLHAFEGTQPFFEYPRILGHELAGELVDFDNAPGFEKGEQVTIIPYFYCGTCVACRAGKTNCCAQLRVSGVHMDGGMVEYLSVPSYSLVHGDGLSLDELALAEPLSIGAHGIRRAAVQAGEFVLVIGAGPIGLGVMEFARIAGGQVIAMDINEARLDFCRTKLRVPYTIDARSTDVTEQLRSITNGDMSTVIIDATGNLKAINNAFQYMAHGGRYVLVGLQRGEVCLSHPEFHKREATLMSSRNATRQDFEHVLNSLKQGLIDPITYITHRVQFGQVKDQFADWLNPANGVIKAMVELDR; encoded by the coding sequence ATGGAAACCTTAGTCTGCACAACGCCCGGCCAGTTTGAATACCGTTCCGGCCAGAAACCGGAAGTGACGCCGGGCCATGCCATTGTCAAAATCAAGCGCATCGGTATCTGCGGAACCGACCTGCACGCCTTTGAAGGAACGCAGCCGTTTTTTGAATATCCCCGCATTCTGGGCCACGAGCTGGCGGGCGAACTGGTTGATTTCGACAACGCCCCCGGTTTCGAAAAGGGCGAACAGGTTACCATCATTCCGTACTTCTACTGCGGAACCTGCGTGGCCTGCCGGGCCGGAAAAACCAACTGCTGCGCCCAACTGCGGGTTTCGGGCGTCCACATGGACGGGGGCATGGTGGAATACCTGAGCGTTCCGTCGTATTCGCTGGTGCACGGCGACGGGTTGAGTCTCGACGAACTGGCCCTGGCCGAACCGCTGTCCATCGGCGCACACGGCATTCGGCGGGCGGCTGTTCAGGCGGGTGAATTTGTGCTGGTGATTGGTGCAGGCCCCATCGGTCTGGGCGTGATGGAATTTGCCCGTATTGCGGGCGGGCAGGTAATCGCGATGGACATCAACGAAGCCCGGCTGGACTTTTGCCGCACGAAGTTACGGGTACCGTACACAATTGACGCCCGCTCGACCGACGTAACCGAGCAGCTCCGCAGCATCACCAACGGCGATATGTCCACGGTTATCATCGACGCCACCGGCAACCTGAAAGCCATCAACAACGCGTTCCAGTATATGGCCCACGGCGGGCGGTATGTGCTGGTCGGTTTACAGCGGGGGGAGGTCTGTTTGAGTCATCCGGAATTTCATAAGCGGGAAGCCACGCTGATGAGCAGCCGAAACGCAACCCGCCAGGATTTCGAACACGTTCTGAACTCGCTGAAACAGGGGCTGATTGACCCCATAACTTACATTACACACCGGGTGCAGTTCGGCCAGGTAAAAGACCAGTTTGCCGACTGGCTGAATCCGGCCAACGGTGTTATCAAAGCAATGGTCGAGCTGGATCGTTAA
- the metF gene encoding methylenetetrahydrofolate reductase [NAD(P)H] yields MAKVSDHIRQANGKTIFSIEVIPPIKGDNLKNLLDNIEPLMEFKPPFIDVTYHREEYIERPEPDGTISKIITRKRPGTVGICSAILHKFGVDPVPHVLCGGFTRDETEDFLVDLNYLGIDNVLVLRGDPAKPFDTFKPKNNGYSYASELVEQVANMNRGVYLHESDHTMTPSDFCIGVAAYPEKHFEAVDHETDFKYLKLKVDKGADYIVTQMFFDNQKYFDFVQKCRDAGITVPIIPGLKPLSTRKQLQVLPRLFHLEMPQDLVKAVEGCENDAQARQVGVEWSVQQCRELTKAGVPGLHFYTMGKSDNVIKIAREIF; encoded by the coding sequence ATGGCGAAAGTTTCTGATCACATCCGTCAGGCAAACGGAAAAACGATCTTTTCAATTGAAGTTATCCCCCCCATCAAAGGCGACAATCTCAAAAATCTGCTGGACAACATTGAACCCCTGATGGAGTTCAAGCCGCCGTTCATCGATGTCACCTACCACCGTGAAGAGTACATCGAGCGGCCCGAACCCGATGGCACCATCAGCAAAATCATCACCCGCAAACGGCCCGGTACCGTCGGCATCTGTTCCGCTATTCTCCATAAATTTGGCGTTGACCCGGTTCCGCATGTTCTCTGTGGCGGTTTTACGCGGGACGAAACCGAGGATTTTCTGGTTGATTTGAATTACCTCGGCATTGATAATGTGCTGGTATTGCGGGGGGATCCGGCTAAACCGTTCGATACCTTCAAGCCCAAAAACAATGGGTATTCGTACGCCAGTGAACTGGTGGAGCAGGTGGCCAACATGAACCGGGGCGTGTACCTGCACGAGAGCGACCACACGATGACTCCCAGCGACTTCTGCATTGGGGTGGCCGCCTATCCCGAAAAACACTTTGAAGCCGTCGACCACGAAACCGATTTTAAATACCTGAAACTAAAGGTCGATAAAGGGGCCGATTACATCGTGACCCAGATGTTTTTCGACAATCAGAAGTATTTCGATTTCGTTCAGAAATGCCGGGATGCGGGCATTACGGTACCCATCATTCCGGGCCTGAAACCGCTGAGTACCCGCAAACAATTGCAGGTTCTGCCGCGGTTGTTTCACCTCGAAATGCCCCAGGATTTGGTCAAAGCCGTTGAAGGCTGCGAAAACGATGCACAGGCGCGGCAGGTAGGCGTCGAGTGGAGCGTGCAGCAGTGCCGGGAACTAACCAAAGCGGGTGTACCGGGGCTGCACTTCTATACGATGGGCAAATCGGATAATGTTATCAAAATTGCCCGGGAGATTTTTTAA